One segment of Panicum virgatum strain AP13 chromosome 3K, P.virgatum_v5, whole genome shotgun sequence DNA contains the following:
- the LOC120698571 gene encoding protein S-acyltransferase 8-like: MARPQRVYEAWKGNNKFLFGGRLIFGPDAKSLILSVSLIVVPVLVFCALVARHLRHHFPAYNAGYAIPAVAVVFMIYVLVLLLITSAQDPGIVPRAAHPPEEEFSYGNALSGGTPGRLQFPRVKEVMVNGMVVKVKYCDTCMIYRPPRCSHCSICNNCVERFDHHCPWVGQCIGQRNYRYFFMFVSSSTLLCIYVFAMSALYIKFLMDEGYPTVWKAFKHSPASLGLLIYCFIALWFVGGLTGFHLYLISTNQTTYENFRYRSDNRPNVYNQGCLNNFLEVFCSKTKPSKHKFRAYAQEEVRPPTVSFGREVEEEPDGGPRSKVEDDLEIGSDFLKISQRRNYEDVDVEMGGRRSNEMEGIASAKLVTGAESYIPAVGSDVRVRHSSWDRRSGNWDMSSDVLTRSASDVIERSVFATEAAHPSQAETH; this comes from the exons ATGGCGCGGCCGCAGCGGGTGTACGAGGCCTGGAAAGGGAACAAT AAATTCCTCTTTGGTGGGAGGCTCATATTCGGACCTGACGCCAAGTCCCTGATCCTGTCCGTTTCGCTCATCGTGGTCCCGGTCTTGGTATTCTGCGCGCTTGTTGCTCGGCATCTCCGACACCATTTCCCGGCTTACAATGCGGGATATGCGATTCCTGCGGTAGCGGTAGTGTTTATGATCTAT GTGCTTGTGCTGCTCCTGATTACCTCAGCTCAGGATCCTGGGATCGTGCCTCGCGCAGCGCACCCACCGGAGGAAGAGTTTTCATATGGGAACGCATTGTCTGGGGGCACGCCTGGGAGGCTGCAGTTCCCCCGTGTAAAGGAAGTAATGGTTAATGGGATGGTCGTGAAAGTGAAGTATTGCGACACCTGCATGATTTACCGGCCGCCTCGGTGCTCACATTGTTCAATATGCAACAATTGCGTGGAGCGCTTTGACCATCATTGCCCCTGGGTTGGTCAATGCATTGGACAG CGCAATTACCGGTACTTTTTCATGTTTGTTTCTTCCTCGACTCTTCTCTGCATTTATGTATTTGCAATGTCAGCCTTGTACATCAAGTTTCTCATGGATGAGGGCTATCCGACAGTATGGAAGGCTTTCAAACACTCTCCAGCTTCTTTGGGGCTTTTGATATATTGTTTCATTGCTCTCTGGTTTGTTGGTGGGCTTACTGGATTTCATCTATACCTCATTAGCACCAACCAG ACTACATATGAGAATTTTCGATACAGATCAGACAACAGGCCTAATGTCTATAATCAAGGATGTCTGAATAACTTCCTAGAAGTCTTCTGTAGTAAGACAAAACCTTCTAAACACAAGTTCAGAGCCTATGCACAAGAGGAAGTGCGACCTCCTACAGTTAGCTTTGGTAGGGAGGTTGAAGAGGAACCAGATGGTGGTCCTCGGTCTAAAGTTGAAGATGATCTTGAAATTGGTAGTGATTTTTTGAAGATCTCTCAGCGGCGAAATTATGAGGATGTTGATGTAGAAATGGGAGGCCGTCGCAGCAATGAGATGGAAGGAATAGCCAGTGCAAAACTTGTGACAGGTGCAGAATCATATATTCCTGCAGTTGGGAGTGATGTACGGGTACGACACTCAAGCTGGGATCGGCGAAGTGGGAACTGGGACATGTCATCAGATGTACTTACAAGAAGTGCATCAGATGTGATTGAACGTAGTGTGTTTGCTACCGAGGCTGCACATCCATCTCAAGCAGAAACTCACTAG